The following are encoded together in the Coffea arabica cultivar ET-39 chromosome 1c, Coffea Arabica ET-39 HiFi, whole genome shotgun sequence genome:
- the LOC140005637 gene encoding uncharacterized protein: MIFSKNTKDDQKKKICEILEGIQTVSQDKYLGLPMVVTRTKDQIFSFIRDNVKEKLHSWRNKLLSAARKEVMLKAVIMTMPTYAMSCFKLSTRLCKEITAMMASYWWGNAQGKYKLH, encoded by the coding sequence ATGATATTCAGCAAAAATACAAAGGATgatcagaaaaagaaaatctgtGAAATACTAGAGGGTATTCAAACAGTTTCACAAGACAAATACCTTGGTCTACCAATGGTAGTCACAAGAACAAAGGACCAGATATTCAGCTTTATCAGAGACAATGTCAAGGAGAAGCTGCATAGCTGGAGAAACAAGTTGTTAAGTGCTGCTAGGAAAGAGGTGATGCTGAAAGCAGTGATAATGACTATGCCCACATATGCAATGTCTTGCTTCAAACTCTCAACAAGACTCTGCAAGGAGATAACTGCTATGATGGCTAGCTATTGGTGGGGGAATGCCCAAGGAAAATACAAACTGCACTAG